Part of the Corticium candelabrum chromosome 15, ooCorCand1.1, whole genome shotgun sequence genome, CCAGGTAAAATTGAATTTTCAATATGGTGCGGTGTAACAGCAAATTAGGTCCGACCTGTCAAATTGTCCACTCACTACTGCACTTGTACCGAAAGACATTCTGCGCTAGCACACCGCGTCTACTTCGGATCTCTGCAATCATTTCTCTTCGCGGATTCGATCCTAGTGCAGAACTGTTGCACAATTTAGCACTAGCGCACAGTGTCATTCTCAGATTCCCTGGCAGGCTGCAATCATTCATGGATGATGACAACAACGACGACGACAATGATAAACTTGGATCACATGGAATATGATAGGGTCgatgtgtgtctgttgattggctgtgtgtgtgtgtgtgtgtgtgtgtgtgtgtgtgtgtgtgtgtgtgtgtgtgtgtgtgtgtgtgtgtgtggtgcgatagatCAGTTGATTAAAGAGTCATATtacggagtgtttacatccgggaccttgaagggtcgcaagttcaagtcacagtgatggcgagctatggcataatttctttacacaagaaactaacacacatttgcttctctcaactcaggagtataaatgagtacctggtcattgactggggtcctggtgagacttcgggtgttCACaacacagttggcttcacaagttggtgctcATGCAAGTGCCTgccccggctccaggagtttgctagcacaggcccagagttccctgagtagtgcacagaGCCCAGGCTAACAGCTGAaggtgacctctgagaggcagctcctaaCATTTAGAATTTTTAGGATTCTTTtaggggtgtgtgtgtgtgtgtgagtgtgtaagCAAAAATGACACCATAGTACATCTCATTTCTGGTTGTGAAGCACTGACTCCTACACTGTACAAGAATTGACATGATGGTGTTGCAAAAGTAATCTACCTTCATGTTGCTTGTCAGTTTGGTCTACAGTTTGATTGTCCATGGGTATGATTGTGCTCCAGAGAACTCCAAGAGAACGACAAAATGAATATATTACAGAATTTtccaatacaaacagaatgaaAAGTAGAATTTAAGCAACCACATAGTATGTGATCGGTTAACTAGAGTCTATTTTCATTCAAATCATTGTATTGagcaaacaagacaagaaagcaTGATTTATTGActcaaatgtttaattaaacaaaggaGGAGAAATTGACCAAATACAAGGACCGTACAGAAGACTCGAAGATGTACCTACTGAGGTCCAAATTGCACATATTGTCAGAACAACAAGCACTATCACTAAGTGACAAAAGACTTTCTACGTTATTGTGTACGAGTGCCTACATTTGAAAGAAATTTGATAACAACtatgcagactgctgctatTTTTGGTACTGAATACATTTTGTATAAATATGCCTGACCTTCCAGTATAGCTAGGTTATCTTCAAACCCAATTGGTTCCATTGATTTGCTGTTATATTACACTACCATGCAGTgtgtaaaattaaaatatacgATGATGATTTTGTCAATAGAGGTACTCCACACTTGCctgtttgacaaacagatgagcaGACTAAAGCTAGCTATGCTTACATTTTAGTCTATTGAGCAATACGAGTGCACACTAATGCACGGACCAAATACAAAAAAGAAGCAATTGCAGAGATCCAAGATAGAACCATGGTGCGCTAGCGCAGAATGTCTTCTGGTACAAGTGCATTAGCAAGCAAACCTATCTGACAGGCCAGACCTCATCTGCTGCTACACCGGCCATGGCTAGACCAGCCAAAGTGCTGCCTACGCTTCTGAAGTGagagtgtaaacacagcttcagtcTCTAGTTATATTCAATTAACAAACTGTCGACTGATATCATATTGTCCAAATACGTACCTCGAGCTCTTCTCCTGGCTTCACCAACTGAAGTTCCAGCCCGAATACAAGATATTCAGGCATTACGCAATCAGCTTTTCTACTTTCCACTTTTATTACCTGACGAGAACATACAACAAGAAATATAGCCTTTACAGTACTGTCAATGCACCCAAACAGTCTAGAGTTCTAGCACTTACAGGCGACATGCCAGCCACGACAGTGTGAGGTACAGCAGCAATAAAACCATCAATGTGAAGTTCAGGCACGGAGGCCATATTTTCATTAATTATGTCTGTCATATtgtcacattaattaaaagtaaacTTGGAAATACCATTTTTCATTTCCTTCTTTTTTATGAATACGTTTCCCGTCTCTTCAATTATCAATCCATCTCCACCTTTGCACAGAGGCAGAACAGACTTCCCGGAAGTTGCCTCCTTCAGGCACCCTTACAAGTCACGTTACATCGGGTACAACTTCCTCAACGCACACATCATCTTCTGGCACAGATcgtgtacgtactgtacacatagaagactgtatgtgtacgtgtatACATTATGTAACATACATAACACAgcattgcacatgcgcaagaTGATGATGGCATTCGTGACAGTTTGTTGTTTCGGTTGTGAGGTTTGTTTCGAGGCAGTTGCCGAGTAAGAGAAGAGACTCGCTGATGAGCAGTCTCTGACGAAACCTTTTGGAGGTAAGCCTCTTCTGTTCGCTCATAGATTTTGGACAGTGTTGCAGAATTGGGTGGGTGATGAAGGGTTAGCAAGGAGGGCACTTTGTATAATGTGGGGCAGGCTTTAGTGAGTCATGCGAGTTGTTTTTGAGTGCCTAAGTTTGAAAAAGACGTACACTCCCACGCAaactggttaattaattagtagaaTGTTATCATACATTACATTACCTAAGTTACTCTACTATACAGTTACTGTACAGCATTACGTTATAATAGCGTTATACAGTTGATAGCTGCTTTGCAACATCTAGAGACACTTTGAAGTTCAGAATACACTGCTAGTCAAGATCAACACAGAATTAATACCAACAAACAGctaaaattaattgattactGTATTCTAGTACATATCACTATTTTTAAGTGTCTACGCAATGCTGATCGAGTCATTGTTAATGCCATTTATAGTAATTGCAGTGGCACATGGTCTGGACACAACAGAAATTTTTGCTGTAACTGTGCTATTGGAATCCAAAGGCTGAGAATTAAGTTCTGCTGGTTCTGTATGTGCGTACCAGCAGACTCAGTCTCACAGACCATGACAGCTGCAGTCTGTCTCTGCACAAGACCTACTTCTAGATTTGATTGACCCGGAGTATAGGAGTCAATTGTTTTCTGATTTTGATTTGACAGATTGACAAGTTATTGTATCTACTGAGCATGATAATCAGTAAATGGGCATGCCAGAGTATTACTCCAATCTTGGCACCACCCTGGCGCTGAAAAATTTGGCTTggcactgcatgcatgcagggtCATAGCATCAGATACTCACCCCTAGCTGTTATGAAATTGAGTCTATAATGTAATTAAAGTTGGCATCGGCATCAACCTCATAAACAGGCAGAATCTGTatgtactactgtactacagtacagtcgAACCTTGCTAATCCAAGCTTTGTCTGATCCAGGTTGTGGTTATCTAGTTTCTAGCAAATGTGCGTATGTGACTACTCTAAATCCAgactgtcacattatttagaagtagatgtagtcgttgcagcgGTGTCAAAAACATGACATAGTGTAGAGATATATGTATATGCGCCAGTGGTCTGAGTGTCTGAGACAAGGTCTGGACTTCTAAAGCTACGCGTTTTAGCATTTTGGTAGTCCCAATGACTTTACTAATCTGAACAGGGCTTGGCACAAGGCTGTTCAGATTAacaaggttctactgtactgcgATGACTTTAGTTGTTATTCCTCAAACACGCACACCCTACATTGCACCTCATCAGTTGGCATTTACTTGATGGATCTCTGAAGTTTCAACACAATTTACAGAACATCACtgttctgtgtctgtgttttgtcttGTACCGTGCTTGTGAACAGCCAAGGTCTTCCAGTTTTTCATTCTTTACTAAAGCTGAATTTGTGGCTACAAGTGGACTGGTGGTTTTGTCCAGCTGTTTTCTAGCCTCGTTCCCTGACTATCTTGCGCTACTGTTGtgcggtgcccgtatgacaccAGACAACACTAATACGGGCACCGAACAACACTGGTGCAAGAGTCTGGGTACGAGGTTAGTTTTTCCGATGTCTTGCTAATCTTGGCTTGTACGTGTCTCTTACTGTCAGAGCTGGAGTCCGAATTGCTCTGGCATACTGTGGTATGGTTGATCTACAGAGAGATGGATACTAGTTTCTGGCAATTTGTGCAAAAGCACCAATGTACCCTAAATGTGCTAGTAGCGATTTGGTGCTCTTTCCTGCTTTACCAACTCGTGCTGTTTTCTTTTACTCAATGGCATGATATGAATTGTGAACGCATGCGTAGGAGTAGCTCTTTGTTTGTGCTGGTCACATGTGTCTACCTTAGCCCTTAAAGCGCTAGGACATCAGCCCAAAACATAACGTGTGACAGTTTCATACCACATAACTGACCCTCCAGAATACATTGCATAGTTGGTGGCTCGTTGTGCAGTCTTTGTAGTATGgattgttgttgcaaagatgcCTAGATTATATTTGGGCAGGGCACTCGAGGATCTCCAACATTCGGGCAGGGAGCAGTGAAGGTGAGGGAGGGCGTCACGCTCCGCTCAAATGATCTAGCTGGAACCTGCATCCAGTTGCTCTTAAGGGTGTCTCTGTAGCTAACTATATTTCCCACTATTAGATTTTGGTGCCATCACAAAAAACCAGATTTTAGCACAAGCAACGAATAGTTGTAATTTCAGCCAGCCATGTACATGTAGACAGGACCGCTCAAGAGAGTGTTTGGGCTGGACTCAATCCAGTTACTTCACAGATATTAaactattatttatttagtctGTTGCATGGTGGtggttgttttcttgtttctttataATTAATGGATTTTTAATGGCAGCTACCTAGATTGGCCTCAAAGGTTTAATTTTAGTTAAGGACTGAGGAGTGAGCATGTATAGCAGTCGTCTCATATTTGCAGATTAATGCGGTCTTTGTCCCTTTTGGACTGGTCTTCATCAAGCTACAAGTCAATATTCCTTGTCACTTGTATGAAACTTTCCTTGGACAACGGTTTTGATTGGGTGATGGTTCAGGATGATTTGAATTGTTTGGGTAGGCTGAATTAGAAAGAAAGATGAGGACAAGGTATACTCAGGTTGCTTCATTGATGTCAGTTGTGATCACAAAGTCTGGGTCTACCAACACAAGGAATGTGCTATTTTCTCAGACACCAGTTTGTCTTTACAGCAACATCCATCATGTACGTCTAAATACGAAATCAAAGATGTCCTGTTTCATTTGATTATAGGGCCGATGATACAAAATGTGATACTTTAGTGCCATTTTTTGATAACAGAGGTGTACTTGACATTATATGAAACATCTATAAAGGGTTGTCAAGATGAAACAAGAAATCGACTTGAAAAATGTATCAAAAATTTGAAGGCCATTTTCAATTTGGGGTCATTGAAGGGAATGCCTTTTGAGCGCCTAGGATCTGTGACATGGAATCAGAGGCTTACAAAGAGAATGACAGGACAAGAGACTTTATTATTCACTGAAGAGATTTTGCCCTCACAGATGCGAGCAGAAAATTACTACTTAGGACACTTCAAATGTTCCAACAGCAATTTTTGGGAGTGAAGTTTACTGGTCACTAAATTTTTAGGGAGTTTATAGGTTTGATAATAGAGAGCAACAGAAGGTTGTGTGTGGCCATTATGAGCGTGAAGAAGTATATTCCAATGATGAGGAATTAGGAAATGAACATCTGATTTAGAAGATGTCTATGCACCAGTGTTGTTCAATGAAACCCAGTCCATTTATGCCTGACAGAATGAGTGAACTGATTGCAGCCCTGCATTTTTTTCTGTGGTCGAGACTGTTTCAATCTCGAAGTCAGGCGAAGATGTCAATGAAGTTACGACCCGAGGTGTTCTTGTTGACAAGATGTGTGGTGCTTTCTATTGCTACCTGAGAGTTGAGTTGTGTTTGTCAGGGATGCTAGTCGTGCATTGGTTACGATAACTTACCTGTGTGAGACCAACCAGCTACTTAAGAGAACGTGAAGTATTAACTGTATGACCTAGAACGTCTTGTTGGGACAGTTTAGTTTATGTGTGAGTTTACTGCATCTTGAAGATGGTGTGCTGGTAGTACTAGATGCATTTGGGTGAGAACTTGGGATAATCTAGTTCTCTAAGACTGATAACcagtgaggcttgcctcactgAATAGACATTGTTGTTTATCCTTAGTGTTTggttgttagtttgttgttgttgttgtttggttCTTAGATAGTGTTTGAGGAGTAGAACACATGTATTCATTAGCCTATATATCTTTTACTGTACATACTACTAGTATACTGTGGATGTTATGATCATCTAATCGTTGTGTCTTGGTAGTAAATGCTGTTGAGTGGTATGTTTGCACGACAAATTATACTGATAGTCTCATGCGTATCAGTCctggatccagatgggggttcAGGGGTTACAAcctcctcttttccaataggcgtggttcaccATTGATGAAAGGAATTGAAGGGAGTGAAGAGTCTCACACCGAGTAGTATATAGCAAGAAAAATTGTATGTGATGGCTGCTGCCTTTATGCATGTTATCTGGTCAGATTGCAATAATGTTCTGCTTCTGCTACCACAGATGGGCTCTAGaacaattaagttaatgcTGCTgatttgtacattttgctagaGGTGATTGCATTACATATGAGTATACCATAGTTAGCCTATCAAGTTAGTAGTCTACTTAAGCAATAAATAGTTTTATTTaatagaaaagagaaaattagtaatgccataaataactgctaccaagTCAACTCTCTCTCTTTCAAGAATTCCTGGATCTGGGCCTGCGTATGTTTGTATTGTAAGTTTACCATACAACATAGGGATGGGCCTCTATCTAAGGTGTCTTTGTGGTTGAGAAAGAGCAGATGAATGAGATGTTTTCATTTGCCATGTACAATATTGTTACGGTATTACCTCACTTTCAACAGCATGTCGTTACAATGCGAGGGTTAGCGGACTGCCGTTCTACCCCTCCCCGGGTATACCAGCATGACGTTAAAACTGAGATAATTATACATGCCCTAGCACAATACACCATTGTTGTAAGCATCCGTGTGGGATGGTGCAATTCCTGGCAGTTTTGGCGACGTTATCACCATTCTGATCACACTTTGCTATCATTGACAGTTTCTTTTCCACGGTGTAGCTTTTCCGACCCTTAATTAACTGCTATTTCTTCTGTCTGACTGTACTCCTTTTCGTTGCCTCCTCCGGATCAGCACGTGGCTGttctcctgacaccatgtctAAAGTTGCACACGCTATGAGAGATTGATATTCACTAACCTCGATCAGTATCAGCACCCTCACTTTATAACAGCATGTTGTTATACCTGATTGGCGTCTCTGCTAAACCTCGTCTATAATGGCATGCCGTTGAaagtgaggtaatacggtatgtCTTTTTCCACTGCACGCCTGTGTGATATGTGCATTAGTTGCCAGCACTTTGAAGCTCATAATTTCATTTCCAGATTGAATTGGGAATGGCAGAAGCCATCTGTATGACAGTGCATGGCATGGACTCCTTGGCCAGTCTTCCTTCTGAAAGATGAGCTGCTCATTAGCAATAAAACGTGATGAATTTATCAAATGACAGTGCTATTTACACCTTATTGTATATCATCCTGTTTGTCTAAATGATTATGATAGATGTTATATAGATAGGAGGTGGTCCAGAAAGTTTGAAAAGGTGACGGTGCAGTTGCTGATGCTTGTTACAGGTTCCTACAAGGCAGTAGTCCAGATATTTTGAAACAATGGTTATTGTATTTATGAACCTGGATACCCTgagagaagaaatttgtgcaggAGAAAAATTGTGCTCTCTCTAGAAACATCACTAGTTGTgcggaattaatttgtgcgacaATAAAGCCATGCGCAATAAGATGATGCGCAAGGGAAAAATATATatggaatttattttgtgcgATGTGCTTGTGATCGCACATAATCGCACAAATTTTTCTtccgcacaaatttcttctttcagggtaacTGCATTAGTTGAGCGTGACCAGAGCCAAGAGAGTGCATGAGAACTTATGCAAAAATTTATTTACACGAGTAGATGTCTAGAATTTATGCTAACCGGTGTGTATTGTTctgttatttgttttatttgtatgCTTTGGTTTGGAGCAGCGGTGTCATAGTTCTATATTTTTGCTTTTTGATGGGTATTTGACTACAGTTCTTTAATTGGCAGTGTAAGGCTGGGCAATAAGATCTGATACGTTATTGCTGGCAGTCTTTGTGCATGACTGATGTCGTACTTTCCGTGGATAAGAGAGATCTTCAAGAGATTAGCAGTTTGCCTCGTTGCTTAGTTCACTACAATCTGGCACTGTTATATCTTGTCATATCATATCTGGTATAATTATATCAGTTCAAATTTAATGTTAAGGGATGTATACTTCAGAGTTGTTTGTGGTTTTTTTTTCTATTCTGGGAAAGTTGGGTACTTTCTTGAATGTATGTTGTGAACTTATGCATAGCAGTTGGTAAACCACTGTGAagctatacatgcatatattTGCTTTAATACTTGATTGTAGTGATTTACTTGTCTTTGATTGAGACACCAACATTCATGCTTATGAGCGATTAGTGTACAGCTATAATAAAAACATTATATGCAGTAGAAATACACTTGCAATCAACTACTTTTGTATGAGTATGTTGAATACAGATGTTTATAGACTTACTTTGTTTGGATTCTATTTGTCAGTGAAGACAATAACCAGtgttttgcttaattaagtgtgAATAGGTATTTTGAATGGGACTCAAACCATTTTTATAATGAACTGAGAATTGACAATTCATTTTATGGAATGAACAGTAAACAATGGTTTATCTGCACCTTTTCATTTCAGACACAAACAGGAAGCTGAGAACAATGCCTTTAGGGGCGCATTCTTTACTCCACAAGCTAATCTGGTTGAGTTCTACTGGATTAACCGTATGTATTCCAGTGGAATCGGATTAGTGTAGAATAAGAACATGCAAGTAGACGTGAGCATGCCCATTGTGTTAGTAGTGTGATATGTATCACTCTTGTGTTTTTGCATGTCTATAGCTGCAAATGTCTTTGTTTTGTCAAGACAGATGTGTTGCTACTGACTCCTCCACTTCATTTTCATGCGCATGTACTAATTGCATAATCATGCCTAtctccacaaactaatccacCGAGAACTAATCCACGGTCTCActggattagtttgtggagtttggGTGAGCTCAAGCGGAGTAGGTTGTGAAGATAAAGAAATGCGGCAGAGGTCCGCAAAGTCAACCAGATTAAGTTGTTGAGTTAAAGAAATGCACTTTAGCATCAGGCTATCAAAGGACATCTTAGCTTTATGGTTGATGGTTACATTTAGGCAACACAGGTTTACCAATTGTAAAACCTTAGAAATGAAGATGAAGCAGTTTTATAATGATTAttataatacattaattaatagatcaTTACTTTAATACTAATGATATGTTTACTTTCTTTATATACATAGGAATGTTACCAAATTGCTAAATCAAGATGCACACTGGTTGTCATTGAAGGTATGACTGTGAAGAGATAAAGAAGTAAATATTTATACAAAGACTTGTGTAAGTTATTATTGCATTGTTAACTATTGAAATGCTTTCTTTGAATCTTTGCGTTATGCAGTCTATATCCATGCATATGCAGTCTACTTACTACTAATGAAGAATGAGAGAGACTTGAAGCCAttctgctgctactgctgtcTTTACACAGGTAAGGAGTGAGTTTGAAGGTAGCGGTGTATACAAGATTTAGTTGCTTTATGTGTTCTTGTTTTTGCTGGCTTTTGGCTTTTCGTTGCTCTTACTTTTTAGAGACCCAAGTGtgttgaatgtgtgtgttgtgtgtatagggtcagcatgtgtgtgtgtgtgtgtgtgtgtgtgtgtgcgcgtgtgtgtgtgtgtgtgtgtgtgtgtgtgtgtgtgtgtgtgtgtctgtgtctgtgtctgtgtgtgtctgtgtctgtgtctgtctgtgtctgtgtgtgtctgtgtgtgtctgtgtgtgtctgtgtgtgtgtgtgtgtgtgtgtgtgtgtgtgtgtgtgtgtgtctgtgtgtgtgtgtgtgtgtgtgtgtgtgtgtctgtgtgtgtctgtgtctgtgtctgtgtctgtgtctgtgtctgtgtgtgtctgtgtctgtgtctgtgtgtgtgtgtgtgtgtgtgtgtgtgtgtgtgtgtgtgtgtgtgtgtgtgtgtgtgtgtgtgtgtgtgtgtctagtcGCCACAAATGCTTTGCGATTTTCCAGCTTCCTGTTTATGAACAGTTTAGCACATGGCAATGCTCAGTATGCCAGAGATGGTTTAAGTTAAGAGTGCAGAATATTTGTCTGTGCACAAGTGTGTACCTGTTGATCAACCACAACTAACGCCAACTCAAACAGTGTTGTCACAACCAGTCTCTGATCTAGACACTTCAACTGAGCATCCAGCTTGACTAACATGCTTGCTTGTTCCACTGTGGACAATACAATGTTTGCGATGCTTCAAGTCCAGACCTTGTTTTAGATGCCACAACTGTCATCATGGGCACCGCATAACTGTCAGACAGGAACCCTTTCCAGCATGTATGTAATGGCCTTGAGACTTGAAACGTCACTACTGTTCCTCTGCTGTTCTTTTACAAGCGAGAGAaaatgcaaacttcctagctTCCCTCTTGGATGAGGACTGTGTGACCAGATCACTGGCAGTTATacacatggtgtgtgtgtgtgtgtgtgtgtgtgtgtgtgtgtgtgtgtgtgtgtgtgtgtgtgtgtgtgtgtgtgtgtgtgtgtgtgtctgcacgcGCGCAAACGACTAATCTAGAACCTAATTATTCTTAGCTTGACAGTATGCTCCCACAGATTCATGCAGCGGTTGTGAGGGAAAACAAAAATTTTCCTAAATCTTAGAATGTTTCAGTAGGGTAGACTGTACCAAGTGCCAGCAAGTCCACGTGATCATGACTTAGTTAAATCAATGTGCGAAATAGTTGCTGTTGTATAGTTGATGTGTGAGAGAGCAGCTTTTACTAAGAATGACACCTTCACATTCCCATGTGTGTATTAACTCACCTGTGACAGGCTTATAGTTGTCACAACGAGCATGTCTTGTAGTCAGAGTTTATTGGAATTATCACGTATTGTCTTTAGCGGTCTTTTATAAATGACATCTCCAGGCCGTGCGGTAACTGTCAGATATAAT contains:
- the LOC134191445 gene encoding uncharacterized protein LOC134191445, with protein sequence MTDIINENMASVPELHIDGFIAAVPHTVVAGMSPVIKVESRKADCVMPEYLVFGLELQLVKPGEELEDPDNASHTTCQLLSLFVKVYLKLAVSSADLYKTGECLCHLCMCYCQSIHQ